From the Streptomyces nigrescens genome, one window contains:
- a CDS encoding DUF2516 family protein — MLIYGFQSILSWVQLALGVYAAVMLIDAAVRREDAYRAASKQTKGMWLIFLALATALLFILPIMSFLPVIGVIAVIVYTVDVRPALREVSGGGRGPRRGGSSSDGPYGPYNGGR; from the coding sequence GTGCTGATTTACGGGTTCCAGAGCATTCTGAGCTGGGTGCAGCTCGCCCTGGGCGTCTATGCCGCGGTGATGCTGATCGATGCGGCCGTGCGCCGTGAGGACGCCTATCGCGCCGCGAGCAAGCAGACCAAGGGCATGTGGCTGATCTTCCTCGCCCTGGCCACGGCGCTGCTGTTCATTCTGCCGATCATGTCGTTCCTGCCGGTCATCGGCGTGATCGCGGTGATCGTCTACACGGTCGACGTCCGGCCCGCGCTCCGGGAGGTCTCCGGCGGTGGCCGCGGCCCGCGCCGTGGGGGCTCCAGCTCGGACGGGCCGTACGGGCCCTACAACGGCGGGCGCTGA
- a CDS encoding PP2C family protein-serine/threonine phosphatase, with protein sequence MPVPVPHQRTVVLPHQAGPADDACADTARVADAPGAGDATAQGTSAPAPQGFPEPGQPLSAEQRLSAEHGPLHQGLTLLLIGEDPNSHVPEMWDWAGRKVRLRTARNLTEAERLLTDDVHCILLDLPPAERTADRDSGDAGAPGDELGILRDVLRMATSHAVLVLTYETDAERAADAVRVGAQDYLFRDELDGAVLSRAVRYAVERKRADLAQRQLTESRMLAQENARLERGLLPTPLLDGSDLRFAACYRPGRSRALLGGDFYDTVRTPDGTVHAMIGDVCGHGPDEAALGVELRIAWRALTFAGLCGDELLATLQKVLEHERADDEIFATLCTVDISADGRRAGLCLAGHPAPLLARAGEHPQLLPYEFGGPALGLLPHARWPRRQVELGGSWSLMMYTDGLIEGRIGKGNQRLGQEGMTELVSRQMAAGLSGEELLDASVREVRDLNGGELTDDVAVLLLDRR encoded by the coding sequence ATGCCCGTACCCGTACCGCACCAGCGGACGGTCGTGCTGCCGCATCAGGCAGGACCGGCGGACGACGCCTGCGCGGACACCGCGCGGGTCGCCGACGCGCCGGGCGCGGGGGACGCCACGGCCCAGGGCACGAGCGCCCCGGCGCCGCAGGGCTTTCCGGAGCCCGGACAGCCCCTGTCGGCCGAGCAGCGACTTTCGGCCGAGCATGGACCCCTGCACCAGGGCCTGACCCTGCTCCTCATCGGCGAGGACCCCAACAGCCATGTCCCCGAGATGTGGGACTGGGCGGGCCGCAAGGTGCGCCTGCGCACCGCCCGCAACCTCACCGAGGCCGAGCGGCTGCTCACCGACGATGTGCACTGCATCCTGCTCGACCTGCCCCCGGCGGAGCGCACCGCCGACCGTGACAGCGGCGACGCCGGTGCCCCCGGCGACGAGCTGGGCATCCTGCGTGACGTCCTGCGCATGGCGACCTCGCACGCCGTCCTCGTCCTCACCTACGAGACGGACGCCGAGCGCGCCGCCGACGCCGTCCGCGTCGGTGCCCAGGACTACCTCTTCCGCGACGAGCTGGACGGTGCGGTCCTCAGCCGCGCGGTCCGCTACGCCGTCGAGCGCAAACGCGCCGACCTCGCCCAGCGCCAGCTGACCGAGTCGCGGATGCTCGCCCAGGAGAACGCCCGCCTGGAGCGCGGCCTGCTGCCCACGCCCCTGCTGGACGGCTCCGACCTCCGGTTCGCCGCCTGCTACCGCCCCGGCCGCAGCCGCGCGCTGCTCGGCGGCGACTTCTACGACACCGTCCGCACCCCGGACGGCACCGTCCACGCGATGATCGGCGACGTCTGCGGCCACGGCCCCGACGAGGCCGCCCTCGGCGTCGAGCTGCGGATCGCCTGGCGCGCGCTGACCTTCGCCGGACTCTGCGGCGACGAGCTGCTCGCCACCCTCCAGAAGGTGCTGGAGCACGAGCGCGCGGACGACGAGATCTTCGCGACGCTGTGCACCGTCGACATCTCCGCGGACGGCCGCCGCGCCGGTCTGTGCCTGGCCGGCCACCCCGCACCGCTGCTGGCCCGGGCCGGCGAGCACCCGCAGCTGCTGCCGTACGAATTCGGCGGCCCGGCGCTCGGTCTGCTGCCGCACGCCCGCTGGCCGCGCCGGCAGGTCGAGCTGGGCGGCTCCTGGAGCCTGATGATGTACACCGACGGTCTGATCGAGGGCCGGATCGGCAAGGGCAACCAGCGCCTCGGCCAGGAAGGCATGACCGAGCTGGTCAGCCGGCAGATGGCGGCCGGTCTCAGCGGTGAGGAGCTGCTGGACGCGTCGGTCAGGGAGGTCCGCGATCTGAACGGCGGCGAGCTGACGGACGACGTGGCCGTACTGCTGCTGGACCGGCGGTAA
- a CDS encoding C40 family peptidase — protein MGLLGSTATAAYADDPKNPAADARRAGGSAAAADADARRLDDVRKKIDALYRKAEQATDAYNAAEEQVELQQKEIVRLARSIDSTQRKLAALKRQAGSLASAQYRGGGLPSEAKLMLDADPEGFLDNATLARKGEFAAKRVIRQLARLKGDLESYSDSATDRWEQLEANRKKKESAQRDIKKKIDEAKKLESRLATKEKDRLKKLEDEQAFKQQQKWLDSGVLNDISNKASAAGKKAISFATAQLGKDYVWGAEGPDTFDCSGLTLRAWQAGGRTIPRTSQEQWRQLPRVGLRDMRPGDLIIYFSDASHVGMYLGDGAMVHAPRPGRQVTITGAGSMPILGVVRPDGAAGGDGAHHTDE, from the coding sequence ATGGGGCTGCTCGGCAGCACGGCGACGGCCGCCTACGCCGACGACCCGAAGAACCCGGCCGCGGACGCACGGCGGGCCGGGGGCTCCGCGGCCGCCGCGGACGCCGACGCCCGCCGCCTCGACGATGTACGCAAGAAGATCGACGCCCTCTACCGCAAGGCCGAGCAGGCCACCGACGCCTACAACGCCGCCGAGGAACAGGTCGAGCTCCAGCAGAAGGAGATCGTCAGGCTGGCGCGCAGCATCGACAGCACCCAGCGCAAGCTGGCCGCCCTCAAGCGGCAGGCGGGCTCGCTGGCCAGCGCCCAGTACCGCGGCGGGGGGCTGCCCTCCGAGGCGAAGCTGATGCTCGACGCCGACCCGGAAGGCTTTCTCGACAATGCCACTCTGGCCCGTAAGGGGGAGTTCGCCGCCAAGCGTGTGATCCGTCAACTGGCCCGGCTCAAGGGTGACTTGGAGAGCTATTCGGACTCCGCGACGGACCGCTGGGAGCAGCTGGAGGCGAACCGCAAGAAGAAGGAAAGCGCCCAGCGGGACATCAAGAAAAAGATCGACGAGGCGAAGAAGCTGGAATCCCGGCTGGCCACCAAGGAAAAGGACCGGCTGAAGAAGCTGGAGGACGAGCAGGCCTTCAAGCAGCAGCAGAAGTGGCTCGACTCCGGTGTCCTGAATGACATCAGCAACAAAGCGTCGGCGGCCGGCAAGAAGGCGATTTCCTTCGCCACCGCACAGCTCGGCAAGGATTACGTGTGGGGCGCCGAGGGTCCGGACACCTTCGACTGCTCCGGGCTGACCCTGCGGGCCTGGCAGGCCGGTGGCCGGACGATTCCGCGGACCTCACAGGAGCAGTGGCGGCAGCTGCCCCGCGTCGGCCTCAGGGATATGCGGCCGGGCGATCTGATCATTTATTTCTCGGATGCCAGTCATGTCGGGATGTATCTCGGTGACGGCGCAATGGTGCATGCGCCGCGGCCCGGCCGGCAGGTGACGATCACCGGCGCCGGCTCCATGCCGATCCTCGGTGTCGTCCGCCCCGACGGTGCGGCCGGCGGTGATGGCGCGCATCACACGGATGAATAA
- the pstS gene encoding phosphate ABC transporter substrate-binding protein PstS, with product MKLQRKNRVRALAVGALAVSGALALSACGSDDTTGAGGGGAAKPSNIKCDGKGKLLASGSSAQKNAMDVWVQNYSGACKDTEINYQPTGSGAGVTTFLQGQTAFAGSDSALKPDEVTKSKQVCRGGQAVDLPMVGGPIAVGYNVPGVDNLVLDAKTLSKIFNSEIKKWNDPAIKQLNPGAKLPDLKIQPFHRSDDSGTTDNFTKYLKAAGGWKHEPAKKWEGEGGQAASGSAGVSSQVKQTSGAISYFELSYATASKIPTAKLNTGAKEPVEATVDNASNAISEAKQVGKGDDLALDLNYKTKAEGAYPITLVTYEIACNKGNKAETLPATKSFLTYIASKDGQSALKELGYAPLPTEIADKVRATVAKIS from the coding sequence GTGAAGCTTCAGCGCAAGAACCGGGTTCGCGCCCTCGCCGTTGGCGCTCTCGCCGTCTCCGGTGCCCTGGCCCTGTCCGCGTGCGGCTCCGACGACACCACCGGAGCCGGTGGCGGTGGCGCCGCCAAGCCGTCGAACATCAAGTGCGACGGCAAGGGCAAGCTGCTCGCGTCCGGCTCGTCGGCACAGAAGAACGCCATGGACGTCTGGGTGCAGAACTACTCGGGCGCCTGCAAGGACACCGAGATCAACTACCAGCCGACGGGCTCCGGCGCCGGCGTCACCACCTTCCTGCAGGGCCAGACCGCCTTCGCCGGCTCCGACTCGGCCCTCAAGCCCGACGAGGTCACCAAGTCGAAGCAGGTCTGCCGGGGCGGCCAGGCCGTCGACCTGCCGATGGTCGGCGGCCCGATCGCGGTCGGCTACAACGTCCCCGGTGTCGACAACCTGGTGCTGGACGCCAAGACCCTGTCGAAGATCTTCAACTCGGAGATCAAGAAGTGGAACGACCCGGCGATCAAGCAGCTGAACCCGGGCGCGAAGCTCCCGGACCTCAAGATCCAGCCGTTCCACCGCTCCGATGACTCGGGCACCACCGACAACTTCACCAAGTACCTCAAGGCCGCCGGTGGCTGGAAGCACGAGCCGGCGAAGAAGTGGGAAGGCGAGGGCGGCCAGGCGGCCTCCGGCTCGGCCGGCGTCTCCTCGCAGGTCAAGCAGACCAGCGGTGCGATCTCCTACTTCGAGCTGTCGTACGCCACGGCGAGCAAGATCCCGACGGCCAAGCTGAACACCGGCGCCAAGGAGCCGGTCGAGGCCACCGTCGACAACGCCTCCAACGCCATCTCCGAGGCCAAGCAGGTCGGCAAGGGCGATGACCTGGCCCTGGATCTCAACTACAAGACCAAGGCCGAGGGTGCCTACCCGATCACCCTGGTGACGTACGAGATCGCCTGCAACAAGGGCAACAAGGCCGAGACGCTGCCCGCCACCAAGTCCTTCCTGACCTACATCGCCAGCAAGGACGGCCAGAGCGCCCTCAAGGAACTCGGCTACGCCCCGCTGCCCACCGAGATCGCCGACAAGGTCCGCGCGACCGTCGCCAAGATCTCCTGA